The window TATTtacgttttttttaaattatgtatattatttttacataaactgcctaaaatagtatatttatcAACTATTAACAGATGTAGAGTAAATTTTGATTACTCAATACTCGTATTTAAAACAAGAAtaatttgttgacaaaaaataaaaacaagaataattttgattttccaatattataagttttttgtttctttatctaGGTTGAATATTATAATAACCAGTACTTTAGACTTCTCTCTCcactacaaaataatttttccaTCTCACGCGATGGTTCAAAACCATTTAAAACGTTtggaaataaaaatcaacacgtcgatcgatgataCATGCAACTTGTATCACTATCACTAAAGCCTAGCTGCAACGCAGGAACCCCCACGTCTCAAACGTTGTCGTTTTCGGCCCATCCTTCCTCTGAATCCATACGACACCGTCTGAGCTGTAGCGTCACTGCACGCGCCAGCTTGCTTTCGCCGGCTCGAATCATTCCTGCTGCAACACCGGTTACATCTTCCACCTTCTTTAGCCTCGGACACGTCATCGTCTTCCGCGCGTTCCTAACACCGAACCAAAACGCAGCTGCTAAAATCACTTTCGTCCCTCTTGTTTTCCCCACGGCCAAAGCGAGTGACGCCAACGAAACGACTTCGTTTCTTGAATCTCCGTTTAGTCCTAACTCATCACACcaatttacaaaaatgccatccCCCACGGCATTGACTCCCTTTTCCCTCCTTCGCGGCCCTCTGTTCACGGTGGTCTTCCTCGTCGTCGACGACGATAGCTCGGAGGTGGAGATAAGGTCCAGAGACGAGCAGCAAGACGAAGCTGAAGACGAAGACGTTCCACAACCACAGCAGGAGCAGGTTATTTTAGCAGGCCAAGGGGAAAGAGAACCAGAGACGATATCTCCGGTGAGGGAACTGCAACCAGGGCAGATGATGCGGCGGACATGGCGGGAAAAAAGGAAGTTAGAGGCGTGGAACTTAACGTCGCAGGAGCGGCAGAGGTAAGCGGAGTCTGCGTCGCAGTGGAGGTGTGCTTCTGCACCACACAGCTCACAGAGTTTCACCATCTTCGTTTTAGTGTATTAGTTAATGTATTCTTCTATGATGATGGGAAGAGAGATTTAAAGGAGGAGATGATGTTTTATTAATGATTGAAGGAGAATAACACGGTGGAGCTTTATGGTTCATAGTTGACGATAGAATATAGTggctattatttatttatatctttCTTCTAATAGAAACTTACATCAGccagatttttattttaataattttatttgtttaataaatattgCAAATTGGGAAATGAATGAGTGGTGTTTGGAGAGTTGGTTGAATGTGACGTGTCGAGAGGTCTTGAGGTCAGTGAGATCTGTGGCTATTTTTAAACCTTTGCACTAGCCGCCGTGTCTTTTCGTGTGACGTGGCGACTTTGTCAACACCAAAGTCTTTGCTCACTGCAATTtgccttttgtttttgttttgttgcttCCATTACATTTCTTCTGCATTGTTTC of the Brassica rapa cultivar Chiifu-401-42 chromosome A03, CAAS_Brap_v3.01, whole genome shotgun sequence genome contains:
- the LOC103859890 gene encoding B-box zinc finger protein 32; this translates as MVKLCELCGAEAHLHCDADSAYLCRSCDVKFHASNFLFSRHVRRIICPGCSSLTGDIVSGSLSPWPAKITCSCCGCGTSSSSASSCCSSLDLISTSELSSSTTRKTTVNRGPRRREKGVNAVGDGIFVNWCDELGLNGDSRNEVVSLASLALAVGKTRGTKVILAAAFWFGVRNARKTMTCPRLKKVEDVTGVAAGMIRAGESKLARAVTLQLRRCRMDSEEGWAENDNV